AAAGCGAGACTTACGCTTCCAGCAGGCGGTGGCGAATGGCGGCGACCTGGGCCTCTTCGAAACCCAATGCTTGCCGGACATAACCCTCTATCGAACCGTGCACTTCGGCCACGCTATCCAGCGCAGCCTTGAGATAGGCCGGATCGGCGGACATCAGCGCATCGCGCACATCGGGTGCCATCTTCTCGAACGGATGCTCGCCGTCGGTCAGGCCCATGCGGGCGGCGCGGTGGACGCGCGTAAAGGCATAAAGATCGACCGCCGTGTTGGTCAGCGCAAAATCGGCCAGGATCGTGTCTTCATCGACGCCTGCAAGGCCAAGAATGATCGCGGCGCAAAACCCGGTGCGGTCTTTTCCGGCCGCGCAGTGGAACAGGACCGGCGCTTGATCGTCCAGCAGGGCTTCGAAAATGCCGCGCAACGGACGGACCAGCCATTGCTGCATTGTGGGGTATGAACCGATCAGCCACGCGCGCAATTCGGGACCGGTCGCGGCCTTTTCCCACGCAGCACCGCGTTGCGACGAGGCAATGGATTCCTCCAGCTGCCATGACAGGTTCTGCACCGGGCTGGCCCAATGAGTGGGTTCGGCGGCGATTTCATCATCGCGGCGCAAATCGATGGTGCGAATGCCCAGCGGCGCGATTGCCTCATGATCCTGCGGGGTCAGATACGTCAACACGCCTGAACGGTAAATCAGTCCGCGCCGAACAGTTCGGCCATCGGTTGCAGGATAGCCGCCAAGGTCGCGAAAATTGCAGCCGCCAGCAAGGTCGAATTGAACGGTTTCCTGAATCGTCATTCTATCCTCCGATAGCTTTGGCGCGAATAGGACCGCCCCACCTCGAATCGCTGCGATATTGCCAGATCAATATGTCAGGACGATTTTGCCCCGCACATTTCCGCCTGCCACTTCGGCCATTGCCGCCACTGCTTCTTCCATGGGGTATGTGCGCTGGATAGTGGGCTTCAACTTGCCAGCATCCGCCAGCGCCGCGGCATCGGCAAGGGCGCCGGCATCGGGCGCGCCGAAGGTCATCGTGGCGCGGACACCGCGCCGGGCCGCTTCGGCTTCGTCCGGCGGCGCGGTCAGCGTGACGAGGATGCCGCCCGGCTTGAGCAGACCCCACGAACGGGCCTGTGCTGGCGGTCCGAAAGCATCAAGGACCACGTCGAAATCGCCGATGGTTTCT
This genomic interval from Novosphingobium sp. CECT 9465 contains the following:
- a CDS encoding tyrosine-protein phosphatase; its protein translation is MTIQETVQFDLAGGCNFRDLGGYPATDGRTVRRGLIYRSGVLTYLTPQDHEAIAPLGIRTIDLRRDDEIAAEPTHWASPVQNLSWQLEESIASSQRGAAWEKAATGPELRAWLIGSYPTMQQWLVRPLRGIFEALLDDQAPVLFHCAAGKDRTGFCAAIILGLAGVDEDTILADFALTNTAVDLYAFTRVHRAARMGLTDGEHPFEKMAPDVRDALMSADPAYLKAALDSVAEVHGSIEGYVRQALGFEEAQVAAIRHRLLEA